DNA from Aphis gossypii isolate Hap1 chromosome 3, ASM2018417v2, whole genome shotgun sequence:
ACCACACTGCCATCGGCGGCACCGGCGGCGCGGCCTTCGCGACGGCCACTCCGATGGGCAACCATCACCTACTGCACCGGCAGCACAAGCCCAAACCGTTCACCATCGAGAGCATCATCGCCCCGGGAGGCGACTGCAGACGTCACTCGTCCGACGACGATGCGGCGGCGCCACCGACGGCCGATGTCcctccgccgccgccaccgcagCCATCGTCGTCGTCTCCTACGCCTCCGCCGTCGACCCctacgccgccgccgccgtcgcggACCGAACGTCCTCATCGCCGATATCCGCCGCCGGTGAGTCTGCTACCGTCGCAGCCGCATCACCTAGCCGACCATCACCCGTCGCAGCAGTTCCTCCACGGTGCGGCCCACCATCACCACAACGGCGCCGCCGCCGGAAACGGATACGCGGAACTGTACGCGTATTTGATCCAACAACAGTCGTTCGCCGTGGCCGCCGCCGCGGCCGCTTCCAGCATATTCCCGGGACCGTCGGCGCCCCTGCCGCCGTTCCACTACATGCCCCACCATCACGTGAccaacgccgccgccgccgctgccgcGGCCACAGTCTTGCCGCCGTTCCCGCAGCTGGCCAACTTCTCAAACCTACACGACTGTGGTACGGCaagtgtaatttataatataatatatagttaaacacGGGCGCCCTTTAGGGGGAGGGGCGAGATGGGGCACTTGCCCGCTCCTgggcaaaaaaaattatcaactcGAATATGCGGTTTCATAAATATGACACGTTTATATGTGAAAATAACTTACaatcttttatttaagaatttttcattttgaccTCCCCCCCTGAAATTTTACGTATGGGTGCCCGTCTCGTTATATATGGTTTTATGCGCGATCAACACGCTTGCTCGACAATCTCGTCTAAAACTCAGTAGCATGTCGGAATACCGACGACGATAGGATAATAAGGACTTACGGATAATACGCGTTTTATTCTTACTTTACTCCAAATGCTCGCCATACGTATGCTCAAGTTTGTTGCTTATTGACAATATAGTACACTATACTTGAAATGTACGTATGTCGCActaaaacaatgtttaaaacGATTATATTTCACCGAAAGTTTTATGACCAAACAAATTGACATAATCTATAGCTATGTAAATTTTAGGtatttccaatttttataaacaatatcgattaatacataacatacaGAGACTTATGAActttataaaagtatgaaaCTGCAGCAGTCAGTCTATTTTAACAAGGAATgacttttgaataatttttatgagtaggtgattataatatttatgcgtCTTACCTTGACGGCCCATACTAAGGCGCGATATTCTCGAGTAACAGGTGGTCCGTCGATTCGGAAGTGACTATAGTTTCGCTATTGGAACAACCCGTTGCATAGGTACCATTTTATATTCGTAGCTATTAAACCCGGAACTTATACG
Protein-coding regions in this window:
- the LOC114119041 gene encoding protein lin-31-like, which translates into the protein MPRPCRETYGDQKPPYSYISLTAMAIWSAPEKKLPLSDIYKFISDRFPYYRKNTQRWQNSLRHNLSFNDCFMKIPRRPNQPGKGAYWTLHPDALDMFENGSFLRRRKRFKLPAADRALLEATFGRPSSSSTAGAGDFDTDSPPLRPLPIGFQRPPALPPYRNNNNVVVMSSSDGATSPIGTEQSLSPPSMMHHTAIGGTGGAAFATATPMGNHHLLHRQHKPKPFTIESIIAPGGDCRRHSSDDDAAAPPTADVPPPPPPQPSSSSPTPPPSTPTPPPPSRTERPHRRYPPPVSLLPSQPHHLADHHPSQQFLHGAAHHHHNGAAAGNGYAELYAYLIQQQSFAVAAAAAASSIFPGPSAPLPPFHYMPHHHVTNAAAAAAAATVLPPFPQLANFSNLHDCGLETMVGPLNFAKRRRDEA